aatgttgttatCGATGATTTTGTTACCTTTAAAATTATCCTTTCAGGagtccccttcgtggctcagtggttaatggacccgactagtatccttgaggacatgggtttgatccctggccttactcagtggatttaggatctggcgttgctgtgagctgtggtgtaggttgcagacgtggctcggatctggtattgctgtggctgtggtgtaagctggcagctgtagctccaattagacccctggcctgggaacctccatatgcagcaggtgaggccctaaaaagcaaacaagcaaacaaaaccccctCTCCTTTCAAGGTAGGTATTAATACTGCCgatttagagatgaaaaaactgaagtccattgaaaaaaataatcatgtcACTAAAATAACCAGCTATGAAGGACTCAGTGTATGCTACTTTCTCAGAGGCATTATACTGTGACATTGTAACTGCTATAGAAAtatcaccagggagttcccatcctggctcagctgaAGTGAATCCagtcagtatccatgaggatgtgggttaaggatctggtgttgctgtggctgtggtgtaggccagcagctaccgctgattcgacccctagcctgggaacctccatatgctttgggtgtggccctagaaaaaccaaaaaaaaaagaaagaaaaaagaaataccatcaATTTAGGAATTCTGTTGTGGtgcattggattaaggatctggctggcattatcactgcattagcttgggttgcttctgtggtgcaggtttgatccctggcctgggaacttccacctagcctagcaacttccgtatgccacaggcatacggaaaagaagaagaaaaagaaaagaaaaagaagtatcaatataaaaataaaaaaagaatcatcaataTAAATTTCAAcggagaaatgcaaaacaaatataATGAGTAACTTTATCTTTCATACAAATAtgagaggaaacaaacaaaaagatatttgTGCTGTGGAGGAAAAAGCCACTGGATCTGACAGTTGGGGTTGTTAATTTGTGAAACATGATTTGAAAGAGCTATGTAGTTAGAGATAATGACTACATTATCTAGTTCTAGTTGAAATCATGGAGATAAACACAATGTTCTTTCATAGGGTTTAAGAGTTAATATTTGAAAGTACTTAGTACAGAGTCAGACACAGAGAAGGGACTCCGTGTTTGGAGTTGTTGAATATCGGGTATGTATGAATTCTTAGCAAGGCCAAAGAAAGCTCTCACTGCGACTGAAGAGCAGCACCCTTGCCTGTTAACAAGCAGCATCCGCTGGTCAGTCACCCAATGATGcaggacctcatttttttttttggtcttttctagggccgcatgcatggcacatggaggttcccaggctaggggtctaaatcagagctgtagctgctggcctacgccagagccacagtaacgagggatccgagccgtgtcttcaacctacaccataactcacggcaatgctggatccttaacccactgattgacaccagggattgaacctgcaacctcatggttaaccactgaaccacgacgggaactccaggacctcaTATTTATGAGGGTCTGTCCTCGTCTACACTCTAAAAACTGCAGCGCATGATCAGTGGGTCCTCCCCAAAAGCACACTTATAAACAAGTAGGATGAAATAGGAGACGTCACTTTTTATAagactgttttttatttatacaaaGCATTATAATTTTCTCAATATCCTTCACTCATTTCTTGACAAACTTTTCACTGGATTCGTTTAACAAATGAACAGCATCAAACTATATTTCACTACCTGTCAACCTCCAAGCACTCAACTTAGAGACAAAAAGTGCTTGAAGcaccaaatggaaagaaaataaggtTAACAGAGATACTTTAGAAGGGATGGCTTGGGGGAGGAATTGGATTCCTGAGCACCATCGGATTTCCCTTAACGTTCAGAGAGGTctacaaaatcatttttaaaagacatgagATTAGAACTAGGGAATCAGAGGAACCCATAGTTTGAGATATTAAGCAGGTCATCAAAATTCCTGGCAGAAGTGAAAAAAGGAGGGACACAGAAAGTGGGAATGGGGAGCAGAGTAGAGGCAGAACAGAGACAGGAGAGAAGCACAGAGCAAGAACGTTGTACCTAGAAGAAGAAAGTTTGGAATTCATCAGGAATTAGAAGAATGAAAAGCCATACCACAAATCCGGGAGCAGGACTACAAGAGAAAGCCTGGAGTTTTATACCTTCCAGGAGGTGACCACATACCCTAAAGCTGTACAATGGCAGGCAGTGAGGTGCATTCAAGACTACACCATCTGTTGTAAGACACATTGGCAATCTTGCTTGACTAATTCTACTCTACACTGCTGATGTAAATGCATTTGGTGCCCAGAAGGTAGCCACCCAAGTGGGTTACATGCCTACTGGCAACAGAGAAGGGCTCTAAGCCAAGTGGGTCTGTAAAAACCAAAATTCAGTTAATGTTACTGTCAagtgaagagacaaaagaacagATTTCACTGTTCTACACCCTTTAGTGGTTTCCTAAAGCTAAGCCATTCTGATCACTTGTAAGAAGCTAGTATTGCCAAATACTGTACAAATAGGCTGTCTATAAGCAAAGCCCCAGGTTTTCCTGAGCCTTGAGTGCCTCTGTGATTTGGAACGCAGTAGGTGGCATGGAAGCTTTGTTACTTTTTTGAGCCGTGGGTGAATGGGTGGGACCTGGGGATCAACAACTGCCTAACTATGTACGTAAGTAAACAAGAACGCTCCCAATGACCAATTGGCTGTTCATAATCCCTCCTGCCAAAAAGTCACAACCTTCAGGCTCATGAAGCAAAACAAGATTCTGCTACTCAGATGCTCTGAATCTGGGACACGCTGGTTTTGATGataattttaatcagtttttaCTTCCATCTTCTCAGGCTCTTCTGCCCAAGACTACTCTGTCCAGCAGGAAAAAGCTGCACACAAACGTTTCAGAGCTGTACCTTCCAAGGCGCCAGTCTCCCCATCCTCTTCAGTTGTCCACGTCCTCCTCTTCATTCTGTTCTTCTTCCTCCAGCCTTTCCTCATCTTCGTCGTTGTCCTCATCCCTGCTCTTGTCTTGCTCTTCTgaatctgtttttttgtctttgtccttcttctTTTGCTCTGAAGCTTCCTTCTTACCTTTCTGCTCCCTTCTATAAGCTGTAAGGATGAAGGAGGGAGTTGGGAGACAAGGCTGAACCAAACGGACTGCAGCCACTAATACCACTGCATAACTGGaaacactgaggcacagaaggaagaaaaacctGCCCAGCATCACAAAACTGATATGAGGTAGTGCCATTTGAATCTCACCCAATACTTGCTTACTGGACCTAAAGGGACTCAAGCTAATGAAGACTTAGGGCCAAGTGAGCAGGTCATACAGGATGAACATCTACTTGGTTGAGAAAACCAAGAGGTCGTTACCTTCCAGAGCTTCTTTTAAGGGAGTAACGAACCGCTGAAACTCCATCTCCTCCATGGCTGAGAGAACATCGCTGGCATTCAGCGTCTTGCGTTTCCCTTTCATCGCGAAGTTGTTGGCACTGAACAAGAAGATTAAGGGCTGTCAGAATCCTTCTTGGCCCGTAAGCAGTGAGTGGGAAAAGGACGACCCAGAGGTGGAATGGAAATGCCCAAGTCTAAGATACATGGATTTTGGTGACACAGTAAGTCCCTCCCTTCCCTGTACAAAAGGGTAAGGGAAAGttactctgttttattttgttccacaGCTTGCAATACCTGGATGAAGACTCTGAACCTCCCTCCACTGGGGAAGATCATAATTATTGGGGTTTGCGGGTTCTAGGCCGCGAACTCCGAACCGGGGGTGCGGGGGTGTCTCTGCGTTTCCCTTAAGCCTCAGCCCCCAGCTAAGCTCTGGTTAGCTCTGCCCGCCTCACCAGGATGTGGCGTACAACACGAAGACGCTGGCGGCGCGGGAGATGGCGCTCCGGGCCTCCTTGGAGATGTTGACACCTTCCGGGAGCTGTGACAAGAGAGGGGGTGAGCAAAGCTATTGGCCCAGGACCTCTTTACCCTTGCCTGCTCGTCCGCCCCTGGTCCATCCGCCAGCCGGAGATGCTCACCGCCTCCTTTATGATTCTGGTGATGACGGCATTGGGCAGGTTTAGGTCCTCGGGCCTCTCCGCCATTGCCACGGCCGGAGCCGGCCTCCTCTTCAGGCCGCTACAGCGTCCGGACTTCCCGCGTCGCCACCGTCTGACCCAACGAGGCTTCCGTTCCGCCCCGTTTGGCCCACACCGTGTCCCACAGTGCCCCGCGCGCCatatcctccctcctcccccagccccgcctccGACTGCAGTCGTCTGTTCATCTGAACTTTCCACGCCGCTAGTTTTGGTCCTAGGGGTTTCTATCAGGCCACAACGGCACCTGGCGCCCCTTCCCAAGCTCGCTTCCCTGCTTCACGCCACCACCTCGTCTGGAACTTGCTTAGCAAATTAAGTATGGCCTTCTGGGGCTTCCGTCCCTTTCCCATAGTGCTCTGCGCCGCTGCCTGGCAACGGTGCCGTCGGAGGCTGGCTTGGGAGACGAAGGCGTGGACTGAGCCGGCGGGGCGGGTCCCTTCGGAAGAGAGGCGGGACCTGGCGCTTGGGCCCGCTGCTGTCTTCACCGCGGGTTGAGGAGCAGCGTCTTCCTTGTAGGCTTCGGCTTCCTAGCCGCTTGGCTTCTGCTTTGGCTCCGCGGAAGCGCGGCCCTCCTTGGCCGGATTCTCCCACTTCCCTCTTCTGGAAGCAGGGAATCTTTATTGAACTCTCCAGGAGCTGATATCCACTCTTAAATCTTTTCACCGCTCTCAACTTTGTAATAATGGTATTAAGGATAAGTGTTAACCTAAAATTTTTAATGCAGACTACTTTGCCAGTACAGTGTAGGGCTGGCAACAAAAAGATGGGCATGATTAGACCTTGGGGTTCACTTCGAGCTGGTCAGGTAACAAAAGGTCCGTAAGCAGCCGGTTTTAAGAATAACATTCGCATTCAAAAACAAACCCTGTTAAACTTGTATTTATGTTTTAGTTCATTGACTTGATCATCGTTCATCTTTCCTAGTCAAAAGCATCAGCATGGTTTTACaatggttcccccccccccccgcccccgagggaGTGGTGGGGCgaccactgcatatggaagttctcaggccagggatggaacctgcaccacagcagtgactcaggtgGGAGGTACCCTcccttaaccctctgcgccacaaGAGAAATACTGCAGTGGGTTTTTAAGTTGTATCATTTTCATATTACGTAGTAGAAACTCTCCTCACTCCCACTGaacagttgttttccttgaaacCTGCTGCCTCAGGTCATGCTTAGTTTTCCTGTTTTTGATAGAAATATGAGTACAGAGAACTATTTCCCTATTatgagaaaaacaacagcaaatgcAATGATAAATGGCAACTGAAACTCTTCTCTCAGAGAGTATGGGGTTTGGTGGGGGAGGGCTCCACTTGACTAGAATACACATGGTTTAAAGATGTCAGGAGGTACACAGCTCCAGCCAGTGGCTGTCTAGTTGGAATTGGACCCCCCTTTGAGAGGAGCCAGAAATCTGAACATTATGGGCTATTTCCATCTTTAAATAATGGCTCAAAGTGCAGGCCATACAAAACAAGTTATATGCCAGGTGCAATCCCAGGCCAGTAGTTTGCTATCTTTGGCTTATATTATAAACTCTTTAGAACTGGGactttttttggtcattattgTTCTCTATGCCCATAATAGATCCCTTCCCATATTTGGTGGTCAATAAATGTGTTgagtaaaagaaagaggaaatagacACTTAAAAGTTTATTGCAGATAGGTGGTAGTGATTgtctaaacatttcttttttcttttttttttttttaggacgacaccagaggcatatggagattcccaggcaaggggtccagtcagagctgtagctgctgccctacaccacagctcatggcaatgcagatccttaacccagagatcgaacctgcaacctcatggttcctagtcggattcgtttccactgtgccacgatgggaactccagattgtctAAACATTTCTAAAGAGAGAAAGATGGTAACATTTATTGACCACCTGCTGTATATCATACGTAAaagtacattatctcatttaatgtttCCATAGTCCTACTTAGGGATATCCCCTCCCCTACTTTATATGAGAAAACAGGCTAAGGAAGGTGAAGTCACTTGTCACTTGCCCAAGACCATACAACTAGTCAATGAAAAGCCAGTGGCCTCTGATTCACCTGTGGGTTGATTGATTTGCTGTTGAAGCAGACCCATTCCTTTCTGCTGGGTATTTTAGCTACCTGTATGAAAACTGGAGcatactgaaaaataaagtgtatCTTCCAAAGGTTTGAGCCATCTAATACACTTCTGTGACTCAGCCGTCTCTGGGTTATCTGCAGATGATCGGTTTCAGGAGCCCCTGTGTGTATCAAAAACCGTGGATGATCAAGTCTCATGTACCTTAGTTGTAATTTGATAAAGCTTTTTGGAGAGGGTGGCATCTTATCCTTAATGATTaatgaagggaaaaaggaaaggatgcCAGAACTTTTGATATACATTAACTAATTTTTGTGATGACCCTGTGAAATGGGcttatcctcattttgcagatgaggaaatcgaAGCTCAGATTGGTTAAATCTCAGGTCACTCAGCTGCTAATTCAATGGCCAATTAGGAGACCTTCTGAAGTCAGTCTGCACCCAAACTCTTGTCACTCTGCTAATCcatactgagatttttttttcatacttgctTATCTACTTCCTAACTATCCTTTGGCTACCATTTATCTATATGATTCagaggaaatattttatgttttgagtCTAAATATTTGGTCTGCATGACTGATATATAATACTCCCTAATTATCTGGTGGTTGTTTCTCCAGGGGGCTGGAAAGCTGCAAGATTGGCTTTTGTCCTAAACCATTTGTAGCTATGAACTTGCCAGATGAAAGCCAGTGGGATGAAACTACGTGTCACCTGGCTGTTTGTCAGCATCCACAATGCTGGGCAGCTATCCGCCGGATTGAGAGGGGCCACCCTCGAATTCTAAGCTCCTCCTGCAAACCACCTCTGAATGTTGAAGGTGAATTAGTCAGCCCTATCTCCTTCTTTACAAGATCCTCGGATTGTTTCTTTTTGGCTCCCTTTTGATATGTTGTGTGTTTTCTTCTACTCTGGTCTTTCAGAAAGACTCCCAATGCTCACTGTTGTAAACCTCACCGATTCCTGCTTCGAGGCCAAGAGACTTGCTCACCGTCATTTGTCAAAATTTGCATTCACCAAGGCACGTCCTTTATCGTCCCAAGGTTCAAAGTTTGACTTGAAATTTCAAGGCAGGTAAACTATCATGGAATCTTCCTTAAAGGGCTTATTACCTCGAAATTCCTGATTGACATCCTTTGCCCATATAGTAGACTTTGGGAAAGCTAGATTAAACATGACATCAGTTCAGTTAAAGGAGTGATGAATAGGCAGTGGGAAACAAAAAAGCCTTATTTGCAGTGTAGGAGTTGGTGAAAATGGGGGGAGGTGTTTCAGTTTTCTAGGGTCACCATAACAAAGTACTAGAGTTGTTATAGACTGTGTGCCTTAACAACAAAttaattttctcccagttctagaggctagaagtccaaattAAGGTGTTGGCAGAGGTGTTTTCTTCTGAGCCCTCTCTCCTTGCCTTCTTAGTGgccctcttctccctctgtcttAACACTGTCGTCCCTTTGTGTGTATCCGTGTCTGCATCTCTTCTTCTTACAAGCACACAAATCATATTGGACTAGAGCCCACCTATGTGACCTCATTTTACCCTCATTGTCTCCTtgaagaccctatctccaaatacaaatTCAGAGTTAAGagggagttaggacttcaacataagaattttggggaacccaattcagcccataacagagAGTGTCTCACCAGCTTCTGTAGATCTTTAGAAAACTGTCCATATATgctacatttctttttgttgttgttttgtttttcagggctgtgcctgaggcacatggaggttcccaggctgggggtcaaattggagctacagctgctggcctacagcacagccacagcaacagcaatgcaggatttgagctgtgtctgcaacctacaccacagctcatggcgatgccagatccttaattcactgagcgaggccagggatccaaccagcaacctcatgcttcccagttggattcgtttcctctgtaccaAGACGGGAtttcctgcatttctttttttgcttgtttgtttgtatgttttttttagggccacacctgcagcatatggaagttcctaggctaggcgtctgttggagctacaggtgccggcctacaccacagttcatggcaatgccggatccttaacccactgagcaaggccagcgattgaacctgcatcctcatggatgctagctgggttcgtaaccctctgagccacagtgggaattcctatgcTGCATTTCTTACCTTTAATTTTTAGGTGTGAAATCATTTGTAAGCTCTCAAAGGTAGAAGCGATGGTTTCCGAATTGCCTCTAGCGTCTAGGCATCCAGTTACTGCTTACTGATTTTGGAAGCTAAGGAACAGGTGTCTATGGAAAACTTAGACTTAAAATTCAAAGACCCTGTTGCCTGGAATCAAAGTGCTGGTGGGGACCATTACAGTGGTTTCTTGTCTCCTGTTTAAGTAGCCCTTGATGATTTGTTAGGGTAAAGGTGGAGTAGGAAATGGTAGGACCACTTTCTGGTTTTCTGGGATTTGAATCCTGAAAAAATAATGGCTTCTTGCAGTCAGGGCCTGTCAAGGCAGAATGTGACATTTCGTTTAGTCGTTCACTGAATTTGCAAGTATATTTTAGTTGGGGCCACTTTGCTGCATGCTGGGAATACAGTGGTAAAAAAGATACAGTCTTTACCTTCAAGGGGCTTTCAGGAAAACAAATAACCATTTAGGGTGATGTGTGTGGCGAGAGGAGTGCTCCCTTGGTCTGTGGAAGCACACAGGAAGGGCTCCTAGGCCAGGGCACTGTCTTCTGTACAGGTGGCATCTGTGTCTAGACCTGAAATTGAACATTCTAGT
The nucleotide sequence above comes from Phacochoerus africanus isolate WHEZ1 chromosome 2, ROS_Pafr_v1, whole genome shotgun sequence. Encoded proteins:
- the POLE3 gene encoding DNA polymerase epsilon subunit 3, which codes for MAERPEDLNLPNAVITRIIKEALPEGVNISKEARSAISRAASVFVLYATSCANNFAMKGKRKTLNASDVLSAMEEMEFQRFVTPLKEALEAYRREQKGKKEASEQKKKDKDKKTDSEEQDKSRDEDNDEDEERLEEEEQNEEEDVDN